The proteins below are encoded in one region of Oncorhynchus masou masou isolate Uvic2021 chromosome 15, UVic_Omas_1.1, whole genome shotgun sequence:
- the LOC135554941 gene encoding potassium voltage-gated channel subfamily A member 1-like produces the protein MTDQGMENHDKGGGEGGGEGDKKHLPEEVSESDKETKDQRNKAEKGEKETENNGSEKERVEGKRESCRRSGSLWRGGWALTERLAINVSGMRYETQLRTLAQFPDSLLGDPNRRIRYFDPLRNELFLDRNRNCFDAILYFYQSGGRLRRPANVPLDVFLDELRFYELGEEIMERFKEDEGFPKEEVPALPENEMQRKVWMLFEHPESSSGARIIAIISVMVIVVSIAIFCLETLPDFRNEKELREKFTYQPHPTLPNITILVPPTGSAFHDPFFQVETICIFWFSFELIMRLASSPSKLHFFKDVMNTIDFLAIIPFFVTLGTELARDKTSNKDPGMSLAIIRVIRLVRVFRIFKLSRHSKGLQILGQTLKASLRELALLIFFLFIGVILFSSAVYFAEADSPDTVFTSIPEAFWWAVVSMTTVGYGDMYPTTLGGKLVGSMCAIAGVLTISLPVPVIVSNFSYFYHRETECLEKISEYTHISTSLWEGEDEEGDKGEGDYTPLYVGDCKGICNPLNGTLVSGLCAGQDGWENKGNVYLREPLVTQV, from the exons ATGACAGACCAAGGAATGGAGAACCATGACAAGGgtggaggtgaaggaggaggagaaggagacaagAAACATCTCCCAGAGGAGGTGAGCGAGAGCGACAAGGAGACCAAGGACCAGCGCAACAAGgcggagaagggagagaaggagacagagaacaACGGCAGTGAAAAGGAGAGGGTTGAGGGGAAAAGGGAAAGCTGTCGTCGCTCAGGCTCCCTGTGGAGGGGGGGCTGGGCCCTGACGGAGCGGCTAGCCATCAACGTGTCAGGGATGCGCTACGAGACACAGCTCCGCACTCTGGCCCAGTTCCCTGACTCCCTCCTGGGGGACCCTAACCGCAGAATTCGCTACTTTGACCCTCTGCGCAATGAGCTGTTCCTGGACCGGAACCGGAACTGCTTTGACGCCATCCTCTACTTCTACCAGTCTGGCGGGCGGCTGCGGCGGCCTGCCAACGTGCCCCTGGATGTGTTCTTGGATGAGCTGCGCTTCTATGAGCTTGGTGAGGAGATCATGGAACGCTTCAAGGAGGATGAGGGCTTCCCCAAGGAGGAGGTGCCTGCGCTGCCTGAGAACGAGATGCAGAGGAAGGTTTGGATGCTTTTTGAGCACCCAGAATCCTCCTCGGGTGCACGCATCATCGCCATCATCAGCGTCATGGTCATTGTGGTGTCCATCGCCATCTTCTGCTTGGAGACGCTGCCTGACTTCAGGAACGAGAAGGAGCTCCGAGAG aaaTTCACCTACCAGCCCCATCCTACCCTCCCCAACATCACCATCCTGGTCCCTCCCACTGGCAGTGCTTTCCATGACCCCTTCTTCCAGGTGGAGACCATATGTATCTTCTGGTTCTCCTTTGAGCTCATTATGCGCTTAGCCAGCTCCCCCAGTAAGCTCCACTTCTTCAAGGACGTGATGAACACTATCGACTTCCTCGCCATCATTCCCTTCTTCGTCACTCTGGGCACAGAGCTGGCCAGGGACAAAACCTCCAACAAGGACCCGGGCATGTCTTTGGCCATCATCAGGGTCATTAGGCTGGTCAGGGTGTTCAGGATATTCAAGCTGTCGCGTCACTCCAAGGGCTTGCAGATCCTGGGCCAGACTCTGAAGGCCAGCCTGAGAGAGTTGGCCCTGCTCATCTTCTTCCTCTTCATCGGAGTCATCCTCTTCTCCAGCGCTGTCTACTTTGCCGAGGCGGACAGCCCCGACACGGTGTTCACCAGCATCCCCGAGGCCTTCTGGTGGGCCGTGGTCTCCATGACGACAGTGGGCTACGGGGACATGTACCCTACGACTCTGGGGGGCAAGCTGGTGGGCTCCATGTGTGCCATCGCTGGAGTGCTCACCATCTCCCTGCCAGTCCCCGTCATTGTGTCCAACTTCAGCTACTTCTATCACCGAGAGACGGAGTGTCTCGAGAAAATCAGTGAGTACACCCACATCAGCACCTCTCTCTGGgagggtgaggatgaggagggagacaaGGGGGAGGGAGATTACACTCCCCTGTATGTGGGCGACTGCAAGGGAATCTGTAACCCCCTCAATGGGACACTGGTGTCAGGACTGTGTGCGGGGCAGGACGGGTGGGAGAACAAAGGCAACGTGTACCTCAGGGAACCCCTGGTCACTCAGGTGTGA